One window of the Terriglobales bacterium genome contains the following:
- a CDS encoding CoA-transferase — translation MSKLMTMREAIAEHISDGTHIAFGLQLEQMIPFAAGHEIIRQKKRGLTLIGPISDVLFDQLIGAGCVERVIAAWVGNVMMGSAYNFRRAVESGSVKVTDMTNFGVALALQAAAMGVPFLPARTALGSDVARDNEFFTEFNSPFTGEKLHAVRAIVPDVAIVHVQRADAEGNAHCWGNFGVMLEGVRAARRVIVVAEKIVEPEVISSDPNRTVIPGFLVSAVVECPYGAHPSPVQGCYKRDDAAFQQYHEQTKTPADFAAWLERWVLSVADRGEYMNRIGACRQQELAVEKHAYAAQVDFGY, via the coding sequence ATGTCCAAGCTGATGACGATGCGCGAGGCGATAGCCGAGCACATCAGTGATGGAACCCACATCGCTTTTGGCCTGCAGTTGGAGCAGATGATTCCTTTTGCCGCTGGCCACGAGATCATCCGCCAGAAGAAGCGCGGGCTGACGCTTATCGGGCCGATTTCGGATGTGCTGTTCGACCAGCTCATCGGCGCCGGTTGCGTGGAGCGCGTCATCGCTGCCTGGGTGGGCAACGTGATGATGGGTTCGGCCTACAACTTCCGCCGCGCCGTCGAGTCGGGCAGCGTCAAGGTCACAGATATGACCAATTTCGGTGTCGCGCTGGCTCTCCAGGCGGCCGCCATGGGAGTTCCGTTCCTGCCCGCGCGTACCGCTCTGGGCTCGGACGTCGCCCGTGACAACGAATTCTTCACGGAGTTCAACTCGCCCTTCACGGGAGAAAAGCTACACGCGGTTCGCGCTATCGTCCCGGATGTCGCCATCGTCCACGTGCAGCGCGCCGACGCAGAGGGCAACGCCCACTGCTGGGGCAACTTCGGCGTGATGCTGGAAGGAGTAAGGGCGGCACGGCGCGTCATCGTGGTAGCGGAGAAGATCGTCGAGCCGGAAGTGATTTCGAGCGATCCCAACCGCACCGTGATCCCCGGCTTCCTGGTCAGCGCCGTGGTCGAGTGCCCCTACGGGGCGCATCCTTCGCCGGTGCAGGGCTGCTACAAGCGGGACGACGCAGCTTTCCAGCAGTACCACGAGCAGACCAAGACTCCGGCAGACTTTGCGGCGTGGCTGGAGCGCTGGGTGCTAAGCGTTGCGGATCGAGGCGAGTACATGAACCGCATCGGCGCGTGTCGCCAGCAGGAGCTGGCGGTGGAGAAGCATGCCTACGCGGCACAAGTGGATTTTGGATATTAA
- a CDS encoding enoyl-CoA hydratase/isomerase family protein — MAATPLTRMTHTKICLELAPPVARIKLSNPPLNVIDIPMMDELKEALAEIEQRADISVIVFAGSEKAFSAGVDVAAHTPENVRDMLTRFHAAIRAIVASRKVTVAAVRGLCLGGGAELAMVCDLVYTADGATWQFPEIKLACFPPVAAVALSALIGQKRAAELVLTGRSLKGPEAAAIGLANGVTAEDDLEAMVQQAVHHLEQLSPAALAVTKKAFYAWDAIHFDKGLAKAEQVYFEELMKTEDAVEGIQAFLEKRKPVWKGK, encoded by the coding sequence ATGGCCGCAACCCCACTGACCCGCATGACCCACACGAAGATTTGCCTCGAGCTGGCGCCGCCCGTGGCGCGCATCAAGCTCAGTAATCCGCCGCTCAACGTCATCGACATCCCCATGATGGATGAGTTGAAAGAGGCGCTGGCAGAGATCGAGCAGCGCGCCGACATCAGCGTAATCGTCTTTGCAGGTTCGGAGAAGGCCTTCTCCGCCGGCGTGGATGTCGCCGCGCACACCCCGGAAAACGTGCGTGACATGCTGACCCGCTTCCACGCCGCCATCCGCGCCATCGTGGCCAGCCGCAAGGTCACCGTCGCCGCCGTGCGCGGCCTGTGCCTGGGAGGCGGCGCCGAGCTGGCCATGGTCTGCGACCTGGTCTACACCGCGGACGGCGCCACCTGGCAGTTCCCGGAGATCAAGCTGGCCTGCTTCCCGCCGGTGGCCGCTGTGGCCCTTTCGGCGCTCATCGGCCAGAAACGGGCGGCGGAACTGGTGCTGACCGGCCGTTCGCTCAAAGGGCCGGAGGCCGCGGCCATCGGGCTGGCCAACGGCGTCACTGCCGAAGACGACCTCGAGGCGATGGTCCAGCAGGCCGTCCATCACCTGGAGCAGTTGAGCCCGGCCGCGCTGGCCGTGACCAAGAAGGCTTTCTACGCCTGGGACGCCATCCACTTCGACAAAGGTCTGGCCAAGGCCGAGCAGGTCTACTTCGAGGAACTGATGAAGACCGAGGATGCCGTTGAGGGCATCCAGGCGTTTTTGGAGAAGCGCAAGCCGGTGTGGAAAGGGAAATAG
- a CDS encoding dihydrodipicolinate synthase family protein codes for MLLHGIFPPITTPFYPDGAVYFRKLEANVERYSKTPVAGLVVLGSTGEALMLSDQERREVLRVAREAAAPEKVLIAGTGIESASETLRLTEYAAGLGYDVAMVRTPHYYKRQMQPANMLAFYRTVADRSPLPVIIYNFPQATGYDIPAEVVMALAEHPNLIGIKESSGDVAKVKAMVEGTRHVRRTATVTEVFAAVTGRMLSSPAAAGDAGLIAASVLTGEGGGAAVQAPPIRKTRTKEVGFQVLVGSAQTLKDSLDVGAVGAILAFADCAPTACYEIYTAWKEDDQALAKEKQQRIAEAAKKIVGEFGIPGVKYAMDFNGYYGGPPRLPLLPPTADVRQEIERLLAGIRN; via the coding sequence GTGCTCCTCCACGGCATTTTCCCACCCATCACCACGCCGTTCTATCCGGATGGCGCGGTGTACTTCCGCAAGCTGGAGGCCAACGTCGAGCGCTATTCGAAGACTCCCGTCGCCGGGCTCGTGGTGCTGGGCTCGACGGGAGAGGCTCTGATGCTCAGCGACCAAGAACGGCGCGAGGTGCTGCGCGTGGCGCGCGAGGCCGCGGCGCCGGAAAAAGTGCTGATTGCGGGCACGGGGATCGAGTCGGCGAGCGAAACGCTGCGACTCACCGAATACGCCGCCGGGCTGGGCTACGACGTCGCCATGGTGCGCACTCCGCACTACTACAAGCGCCAGATGCAGCCGGCCAATATGCTGGCCTTCTATCGCACGGTCGCGGACCGCTCGCCGCTGCCGGTAATCATCTACAACTTTCCGCAGGCCACGGGGTATGACATCCCGGCGGAAGTGGTCATGGCGCTGGCCGAACATCCGAACCTGATCGGGATCAAGGAATCGAGCGGCGACGTAGCCAAGGTGAAGGCCATGGTGGAGGGCACTCGCCACGTGCGGCGTACCGCAACGGTGACCGAGGTCTTCGCCGCAGTGACGGGAAGGATGCTGTCGTCGCCGGCCGCGGCAGGAGACGCGGGGTTGATTGCAGCTTCGGTCCTCACGGGCGAGGGCGGAGGCGCAGCCGTCCAGGCGCCTCCGATTCGGAAAACCCGCACAAAAGAGGTCGGCTTCCAGGTGCTGGTGGGCTCGGCGCAGACCTTGAAGGATTCGCTCGACGTAGGCGCCGTGGGAGCCATCCTGGCGTTCGCCGACTGCGCACCCACCGCCTGCTACGAGATCTACACCGCCTGGAAGGAAGACGACCAGGCGCTGGCCAAGGAGAAGCAGCAGCGCATCGCCGAGGCGGCGAAGAAGATCGTGGGTGAGTTCGGGATTCCCGGCGTGAAATACGCCATGGACTTCAACGGCTACTACGGCGGGCCTCCGCGGTTGCCCCTGCTGCCGCCCACGGCGGATGTCAGGCAAGAGATTGAGCGGCTGCTGGCCGGGATCAGGAACTGA
- a CDS encoding rhodanese-like domain-containing protein — MAGVGIPRLPASSQGSVAGARDDKGTKTDFEITPEQVKALAENGSRFTLLDVREPWEVQTASIAGSTLIPMSDVPARAHRELDPEEHIVVVCHHGIRSANVCAWLRQQGFEKVQSMRGGIDQWSRTIDPKVPLY, encoded by the coding sequence ATGGCGGGAGTAGGGATCCCTCGGCTGCCTGCTTCCTCGCAAGGCTCGGTCGCAGGCGCTCGGGATGACAAGGGAACGAAAACGGACTTCGAGATCACACCCGAACAAGTGAAGGCCCTGGCCGAAAACGGGTCACGGTTCACGCTGCTCGACGTGCGTGAGCCCTGGGAAGTGCAGACGGCGAGCATCGCCGGCTCGACGCTCATCCCCATGTCGGACGTGCCCGCGCGGGCCCACCGGGAACTGGACCCGGAGGAGCACATCGTGGTCGTATGCCATCACGGCATCCGCTCCGCCAACGTATGCGCCTGGTTGCGGCAGCAGGGATTCGAGAAGGTGCAGTCCATGCGCGGCGGCATCGACCAGTGGTCGCGTACCATCGACCCCAAAGTGCCGCTCTATTGA
- a CDS encoding DUF1028 domain-containing protein, whose amino-acid sequence MKRVLLIGILLGVSGADLAAQQTSPRPLRPVSTYSIVARDPQTGEMGVAVQSHWFSVGQIVPWAEAGVGAVATQSFVDPSYGKLGLELMRAGKSAPEALRGLLAADAGREVRQVAMIDAQGRVDAYTGKNDIQAAGNIVGAQFSVQANLMANDKVWPAMAKAYQETKGDLADRMLAALEAAQAVGGDIRGMQSAALIVVKAKSSGKPWEDRIFDLRVDDSVEPLKELRRLVTLQRAYNHMNAGDLAVEHKDNEAALREYAAAEALAANAEGIPTSRLAEMTYWHAVALVNMKRVQDALPLFEKAFKLQPSWRELTPRLPKSGLLPDDPQLIERIVGLPPLAELQHPPGLAVCRVLPHKNCYGGMGQDRAGRNFHFCTC is encoded by the coding sequence ATGAAACGTGTGCTCTTGATCGGAATACTGCTGGGCGTCTCTGGTGCGGATTTGGCTGCGCAGCAAACGTCGCCGCGGCCCTTGCGCCCTGTCTCCACCTACTCCATCGTGGCTCGCGATCCGCAGACGGGAGAGATGGGCGTGGCGGTGCAATCGCACTGGTTCTCGGTGGGGCAGATCGTCCCGTGGGCGGAAGCCGGTGTGGGTGCAGTGGCCACGCAGTCGTTCGTCGATCCGAGCTACGGCAAGTTGGGGTTGGAGTTGATGCGGGCGGGGAAGAGCGCGCCCGAGGCCCTGCGCGGGTTGCTGGCGGCGGACGCCGGCCGCGAGGTGCGCCAAGTAGCAATGATCGATGCCCAGGGGCGCGTGGATGCCTACACCGGCAAAAATGACATTCAGGCGGCGGGGAACATCGTTGGGGCGCAGTTCTCCGTCCAGGCCAACCTGATGGCCAACGACAAGGTCTGGCCCGCCATGGCCAAGGCATATCAGGAAACCAAGGGCGACCTGGCCGACCGCATGCTGGCGGCTCTGGAGGCGGCGCAGGCGGTGGGCGGAGATATCCGCGGGATGCAGTCGGCGGCGCTCATCGTGGTCAAGGCCAAGTCGTCCGGCAAGCCCTGGGAAGACCGCATCTTCGACCTGCGCGTGGATGACAGCGTGGAGCCGCTCAAGGAGCTGCGGCGCCTGGTGACGCTGCAGCGCGCCTACAACCACATGAACGCTGGAGACCTCGCCGTCGAGCACAAAGACAACGAGGCCGCGCTGCGCGAGTACGCCGCCGCAGAAGCGCTGGCGGCGAACGCGGAGGGCATCCCCACAAGCCGCCTGGCGGAGATGACCTACTGGCATGCCGTGGCGCTGGTCAATATGAAGCGCGTGCAGGACGCGCTGCCGCTGTTCGAGAAGGCCTTCAAGCTGCAGCCAAGCTGGCGCGAGCTGACGCCTCGGCTGCCCAAGTCCGGCCTGCTGCCGGATGATCCGCAACTGATCGAACGCATCGTGGGGCTGCCGCCGCTAGCCGAGTTGCAGCATCCGCCAGGACTAGCCGTATGTAGGGTCCTGCCGCACAAGAACTGCTACGGCGGGATGGGGCAGGATCGGGCAGGCCGGAACTTCCACTTCTGTACCTGCTAG
- a CDS encoding CoA-transferase: protein MTTTSIPDVSARSGYTLGELMVAAAAREIRDGEIVFVGMRLPLIAFVVAKKTHAPSAIGLFENGVVRSTPAQELIYTMADPPNLLGATQCLDMLSVMSLLQSGRVDLGFLGAAEVDRFGNLNSTRVENKNGFVRLPGSGGACDIASLAQRFVVLLEHDKRRLPERVSYVTSPGYGDGRGWRERAGLPRGGPSAVITSKAVLRFGEDGEAFLDSAHPGVTVEDVRANTGWNLRVAERISVTPEPSAAELKAIREYDKKGFWTR, encoded by the coding sequence GTGACCACGACTTCCATTCCCGACGTCTCCGCCCGCTCCGGCTACACGCTGGGTGAGCTGATGGTGGCCGCGGCAGCGCGCGAGATCCGCGACGGCGAGATCGTCTTCGTCGGCATGCGCCTGCCGCTCATCGCCTTCGTGGTGGCCAAGAAGACGCACGCTCCCAGCGCCATCGGCCTGTTTGAGAATGGCGTAGTGCGCTCCACCCCGGCCCAGGAGCTTATCTACACCATGGCCGACCCGCCCAATCTGCTGGGCGCAACCCAGTGCCTGGATATGCTGAGCGTGATGAGCCTGCTGCAATCGGGACGCGTCGACCTGGGCTTCCTGGGCGCAGCCGAGGTGGACCGCTTCGGCAACCTGAACTCCACCCGGGTCGAGAACAAGAACGGCTTCGTGCGGCTGCCGGGTTCGGGCGGAGCGTGCGACATCGCTTCGCTGGCGCAGCGCTTCGTCGTCCTGCTGGAACACGACAAACGGCGGCTGCCGGAGCGCGTCAGCTATGTGACCAGCCCAGGCTACGGAGACGGCCGCGGGTGGCGCGAGCGCGCCGGCCTGCCACGCGGAGGTCCCAGCGCCGTCATCACCAGCAAAGCTGTGCTGCGCTTCGGCGAGGACGGTGAGGCCTTCCTTGACTCCGCGCATCCCGGCGTCACCGTGGAGGACGTGCGGGCGAACACTGGGTGGAACCTGCGTGTCGCCGAGCGCATATCCGTCACCCCGGAGCCCTCGGCCGCCGAGCTCAAGGCGATTCGCGAGTACGATAAGAAGGGATTCTGGACGAGGTAA
- a CDS encoding aldehyde dehydrogenase family protein encodes MIAATKAKLEPGKLLIGGEWRDSSDGKTFETVNPATGEVLTHISQGTVQDVDAAVAAARKAFDDANGPWQKMTASERGKVLWRIADLIERDIDEIAEIETLDNGKPIFESRYVDVPTVAEVFRYYAGWATKIHGETINSRANAFTYTLREPVGVVAAIVPWNFPLLLAAWKIAPALATGNTVIWKPATQTTLSALRIGKLMLEAGVPAGVVNILPGQGSVVGMALVKHAGVDKVAFTGSTVVGKEVMRSAADTVKRLTLELGGKSPNIVFADADMEAAIRGAANGIFYGKGEVCAAGSRLFVEKKVHDQFMEKLVDRTKKLKPGDPLDPKTRLGAIVSEQQMKTVLGYIEKGKQEGASLVAGGSRASVDGGQGYFIEPTIFDAVDNKMTIAQEEIFGPVLATISFEDPEEVAAMANQNIYGLAAAVWTNDIKKAHTVARRLKAGTVWVNAYNLYDVALPFGGYKQSGFGRELGMHAIEHYTELKSVWVNL; translated from the coding sequence ATGATTGCAGCCACCAAAGCGAAGCTCGAGCCCGGCAAGCTGCTCATCGGCGGCGAGTGGCGGGACTCTTCCGACGGCAAGACGTTCGAGACCGTGAACCCCGCCACGGGCGAAGTGCTCACGCACATCTCCCAAGGGACAGTGCAGGACGTGGACGCGGCGGTCGCGGCGGCGCGCAAGGCCTTCGACGACGCGAACGGCCCGTGGCAGAAGATGACGGCTAGCGAGCGCGGCAAGGTGCTGTGGCGTATCGCCGACCTCATCGAGCGGGACATCGACGAGATCGCCGAGATCGAAACCCTCGATAACGGCAAGCCCATTTTCGAATCCCGCTACGTGGATGTGCCCACCGTGGCTGAGGTCTTCCGCTACTACGCCGGCTGGGCTACGAAGATCCACGGCGAGACCATCAACTCGCGCGCCAACGCTTTTACCTACACCCTGCGCGAGCCAGTGGGCGTGGTGGCGGCCATCGTGCCGTGGAACTTCCCCCTGCTGCTGGCAGCCTGGAAGATCGCTCCGGCGCTGGCGACTGGCAATACCGTCATCTGGAAGCCGGCCACGCAGACGACGCTTTCCGCGCTGCGCATCGGGAAACTGATGCTGGAGGCCGGTGTGCCCGCGGGTGTGGTGAACATCCTGCCGGGACAGGGCTCGGTAGTCGGCATGGCCCTGGTGAAGCATGCCGGCGTGGACAAGGTCGCGTTCACCGGCTCGACCGTGGTGGGCAAGGAAGTGATGCGCAGCGCGGCCGACACCGTGAAGCGTCTGACGCTCGAACTGGGCGGCAAGTCGCCGAACATCGTCTTCGCCGATGCCGACATGGAAGCCGCCATTCGCGGCGCCGCCAACGGCATCTTCTACGGCAAAGGCGAAGTCTGCGCCGCGGGTTCCCGCCTGTTCGTGGAGAAGAAGGTCCACGACCAGTTCATGGAGAAGCTGGTGGACCGCACCAAAAAGCTCAAGCCCGGGGACCCGCTCGATCCCAAGACCCGCCTGGGCGCCATCGTCAGCGAACAGCAGATGAAGACTGTGCTGGGCTACATCGAAAAGGGCAAGCAGGAAGGCGCCAGCCTGGTGGCCGGCGGCAGCCGCGCGTCCGTGGACGGCGGCCAGGGCTACTTCATCGAGCCCACGATCTTCGATGCCGTGGATAACAAGATGACCATCGCCCAGGAAGAAATCTTCGGTCCGGTGCTGGCCACCATCAGCTTCGAAGATCCCGAAGAAGTCGCTGCCATGGCCAACCAGAACATCTACGGTCTGGCGGCAGCGGTCTGGACCAACGATATCAAGAAGGCGCACACCGTGGCGCGCCGGCTGAAGGCGGGCACGGTATGGGTGAATGCCTACAACCTGTACGACGTGGCGCTTCCGTTCGGCGGTTACAAGCAGTCCGGATTCGGCCGCGAGCTGGGCATGCACGCCATCGAGCACTACACGGAGCTCAAGAGCGTGTGGGTGAATCTGTAA
- a CDS encoding TetR/AcrR family transcriptional regulator, translating into MPTAATHRSESAVLADRRFDRRLAEILAHATEVFCQKGYEGASMRDLSRATGTSLAGLYYYFESKEKLLYLIQKHTFSTILERLQERLEGVKDPEQRVRVLVENHLDYFLANGAAMKVLSHEADVLKNAYGAEIAAIKRQYYRTAMELLEDLKRSQGLEFNARIAVLSLFGMMNWIYTWYNPRVDAGAGALARQMGDLFLRGILGSGRARRNGRR; encoded by the coding sequence TTGCCCACTGCTGCCACTCATCGCTCCGAATCTGCTGTCCTCGCCGACCGCCGGTTTGACCGGCGTCTTGCCGAAATCCTGGCCCACGCCACCGAGGTCTTCTGCCAGAAGGGCTATGAAGGCGCTTCCATGCGCGACCTCTCCCGCGCCACGGGCACGTCGCTGGCCGGCCTCTATTACTACTTCGAGAGCAAGGAGAAGCTGCTCTACCTCATCCAGAAGCACACCTTCTCCACCATCCTGGAACGTTTGCAGGAGCGCCTGGAAGGGGTGAAGGATCCGGAGCAGCGGGTGCGCGTGCTGGTGGAGAACCACCTCGACTATTTTCTGGCGAACGGGGCGGCCATGAAGGTGCTCTCCCACGAGGCCGATGTGCTGAAGAACGCCTACGGAGCCGAGATCGCCGCCATCAAGCGCCAGTACTACCGCACGGCGATGGAGCTGCTGGAAGACCTGAAGCGCTCCCAGGGGCTAGAATTCAATGCGCGCATCGCGGTGCTGAGCCTGTTTGGCATGATGAACTGGATCTACACCTGGTATAACCCGCGCGTGGACGCCGGCGCCGGAGCACTGGCCCGGCAGATGGGCGATCTATTCTTGCGCGGCATTCTGGGCTCTGGTCGCGCCCGGCGCAACGGCCGGCGCTGA
- a CDS encoding enoyl-CoA hydratase/isomerase family protein, which produces MVTATETAAKPLINYRVEQGVAVIEMNDPPANTYTYEMNRQLDEAILKARMANDVHVIVLTGAGDKFFSAGANIKMLASVDPVFKYYFCLHANETLLRLEHTPKLVIAALNGHTVGGGLEIAMAADLRIARRDAGKIGLPEINLGVLPGTGGTQRLSRIVGKSKAIELMVTGNTFSFEEAKELGLVNDIFERENFMESVMEYARQFCPPNKAAMAVGHIKRSVQTGWEIPLESALAVERELQSLLFKSQDAKEGLNAYVEKRPAEFKAR; this is translated from the coding sequence ATGGTGACCGCAACGGAAACTGCAGCGAAGCCGCTCATCAATTATCGCGTGGAGCAGGGCGTGGCTGTGATCGAGATGAACGATCCCCCGGCCAACACCTACACCTACGAGATGAACCGCCAGCTCGACGAAGCCATCCTCAAGGCGCGTATGGCGAACGACGTCCACGTCATCGTCCTGACCGGCGCGGGAGACAAGTTCTTCTCCGCGGGCGCCAACATCAAGATGCTGGCCAGCGTGGATCCTGTTTTCAAGTATTACTTCTGCCTGCATGCCAATGAGACGCTGCTGCGCCTGGAGCACACGCCCAAGCTGGTGATCGCCGCGCTGAACGGGCACACCGTGGGCGGCGGCCTGGAGATCGCCATGGCTGCGGACCTGCGCATTGCGCGGCGCGATGCCGGCAAGATCGGCCTGCCGGAGATCAACCTGGGCGTGCTGCCTGGCACCGGCGGAACGCAGCGGCTGTCGCGCATCGTCGGCAAGTCCAAGGCCATCGAGCTGATGGTGACCGGCAACACCTTCTCCTTCGAGGAGGCCAAGGAGTTGGGCCTGGTGAACGACATCTTCGAGCGCGAAAACTTCATGGAGAGCGTGATGGAATACGCCCGCCAGTTCTGCCCGCCCAACAAGGCGGCCATGGCGGTGGGCCACATCAAGCGCTCGGTGCAGACCGGCTGGGAGATTCCGCTGGAGTCGGCGCTGGCCGTCGAGCGCGAGCTGCAATCGCTGCTGTTCAAGAGCCAGGACGCCAAGGAAGGCCTGAACGCCTACGTGGAGAAGCGTCCGGCGGAGTTCAAGGCAAGGTAG
- a CDS encoding Phenylacetic acid catabolic protein, with the protein MPGRVFKIGTFSDWAGLFEEWRKEIGVNPKEIAEFKFETLYGAIETNEIQFGHYKGRPKWENVRQMPTQNMRDALLNMIVYQGDTEFASVEQQRFLFETAPSDYDRKALTRVMIEEMRHGWQMCALLIEHFGQTGKVEAQKMLERRAFENKRLLNAFNENVDNWMDFFTYTDFVDRDGKFQLQMLKYSGFAPLGRSMSYMLREEAFHMGTGNDGIRRVVEAGVVPGWLIQKYLNKWISESYDLFGTDNSSSAHWAYVWGIKGRYDEPANKLEPQLDDLNDYNRQLYRDEVAGLVARFNNSLKPGQPRLYAPHIRFNRTIGRWANQRFHPQTGEPVEEKAYEQQLPEWLPTAADKKLLLEIIGSEKGWIAPKEGGRDPLATIGEVRKAAIQ; encoded by the coding sequence ATGCCGGGAAGAGTCTTCAAGATCGGAACCTTCAGCGATTGGGCGGGCCTGTTCGAGGAGTGGCGCAAGGAGATCGGCGTCAACCCCAAGGAGATCGCCGAGTTCAAGTTCGAGACCCTGTACGGGGCCATCGAGACCAACGAGATCCAGTTCGGCCACTACAAGGGGCGGCCGAAATGGGAGAACGTGCGCCAGATGCCCACGCAGAACATGCGCGACGCCCTGCTGAACATGATCGTCTACCAGGGCGACACCGAGTTCGCCAGCGTCGAGCAGCAGCGCTTCCTGTTCGAGACCGCGCCCAGCGACTACGATCGCAAGGCGCTCACCCGGGTGATGATCGAAGAAATGCGCCACGGGTGGCAGATGTGCGCCCTCCTGATCGAGCACTTCGGCCAAACCGGCAAGGTGGAAGCGCAGAAGATGCTGGAGCGCCGCGCCTTCGAGAACAAGCGCCTGCTCAACGCCTTCAATGAGAACGTGGACAACTGGATGGACTTTTTCACCTACACCGACTTCGTGGACCGCGACGGCAAGTTTCAGCTCCAGATGCTGAAGTATTCCGGCTTCGCTCCGCTGGGACGTTCCATGTCCTACATGCTGCGCGAGGAGGCTTTCCACATGGGCACCGGCAACGACGGGATCCGCCGCGTGGTGGAAGCCGGGGTCGTGCCGGGCTGGTTGATTCAGAAGTATCTGAACAAGTGGATATCGGAGTCCTACGATCTGTTCGGCACGGACAACTCGTCGTCCGCGCACTGGGCGTACGTGTGGGGCATCAAGGGACGCTATGACGAACCCGCCAACAAACTGGAGCCGCAACTGGACGACCTGAACGACTACAACCGCCAGCTCTACCGCGACGAGGTTGCCGGCCTGGTGGCGCGTTTCAACAACAGTCTGAAGCCGGGACAGCCGAGGCTCTACGCGCCGCACATCAGGTTCAACCGCACCATCGGGCGCTGGGCCAACCAGAGGTTCCACCCGCAGACCGGCGAGCCGGTGGAAGAGAAGGCCTACGAACAGCAGCTTCCCGAATGGCTGCCCACGGCAGCGGACAAGAAGCTGCTGCTGGAGATCATCGGTTCGGAGAAGGGCTGGATTGCGCCCAAAGAGGGCGGCCGCGACCCGCTGGCGACCATCGGGGAAGTGCGCAAGGCCGCGATTCAGTAA
- a CDS encoding cytochrome c oxidase assembly factor Coa1 family protein, translating into MQCPSCSIDIPAGSTVCPGCGRLLSEKPAGGPVSPGLPGVPQKSWLGRNWKWVVPVGCFGFIVLIFAFVALILAVVFGSMKNEEIYKESVARARANPAVVQKLGTPIEEGWMFTGSFNVTPEHGEAKIGIPISGPRGKGTIHVDAVKQAGEWQYNILEVEIEGEPERINLLEETPGVQEQ; encoded by the coding sequence ATGCAATGTCCCAGTTGCAGCATCGACATTCCTGCGGGCTCCACGGTGTGCCCCGGCTGCGGGCGCCTGCTGAGCGAAAAGCCTGCCGGCGGTCCGGTCTCGCCGGGCCTGCCCGGCGTGCCCCAGAAGAGCTGGCTGGGACGCAATTGGAAGTGGGTCGTCCCCGTGGGCTGCTTCGGTTTCATCGTGCTCATCTTCGCCTTCGTCGCCCTCATCCTCGCCGTGGTGTTCGGCTCGATGAAGAATGAGGAGATCTACAAGGAGTCTGTGGCGCGAGCGCGCGCCAATCCCGCCGTCGTGCAGAAGCTGGGCACACCCATCGAAGAAGGCTGGATGTTCACCGGCTCGTTCAACGTCACGCCCGAGCACGGCGAGGCCAAGATCGGCATTCCCATTTCTGGCCCGCGCGGCAAGGGCACCATCCACGTGGACGCGGTCAAGCAAGCCGGCGAATGGCAATACAACATCCTCGAGGTCGAAATCGAGGGCGAACCGGAGCGAATCAACCTGCTGGAAGAGACGCCGGGAGTGCAGGAACAATAG